One part of the Microcoleus sp. bin38.metabat.b11b12b14.051 genome encodes these proteins:
- a CDS encoding phycocyanobilin:ferredoxin oxidoreductase: MLERAQPSLREQQHPLIRQLADRIESVWRRYLDLEPYNLPAELGYVEGRLEGEKLIIENRCYQTPQFRKIHLELAKVGPLLDILHCVMFPKPNYALPMFGTDIVAGKGQISAAIADLSPLNPDRTLSEKYRTQLQTLPVNQFSCPRQIPEWGDIFSEFCLFVRPDSQEEESRFLDIVESYVEIHCKLAVACEPVSASEESEILDAQIYYCTQQQQNDKTRRVLEKAFGQDWAEHYMTEVLFDFPK, encoded by the coding sequence ATGTTAGAAAGAGCCCAGCCTTCCCTCCGCGAGCAACAGCACCCTCTGATCCGCCAATTAGCAGACCGGATCGAATCAGTATGGCGTCGGTACCTCGACCTCGAACCCTACAACCTGCCCGCTGAGTTGGGATACGTAGAAGGGCGCTTGGAAGGAGAAAAACTGATCATTGAAAACCGCTGCTATCAAACGCCCCAATTCCGCAAAATACACCTCGAACTAGCTAAAGTCGGGCCGCTGCTGGATATCCTGCACTGCGTGATGTTTCCCAAACCGAATTACGCTTTGCCGATGTTCGGTACCGATATCGTAGCAGGCAAAGGTCAAATTAGCGCCGCGATCGCAGACCTTTCTCCCCTCAATCCCGATCGAACTTTGTCGGAAAAATACCGCACCCAACTGCAAACTCTACCCGTCAACCAGTTTTCTTGTCCCCGCCAAATTCCTGAATGGGGCGATATTTTCTCTGAATTTTGCCTGTTTGTCCGCCCCGATTCCCAAGAAGAAGAAAGCCGATTTCTCGACATAGTTGAATCCTACGTAGAAATTCACTGCAAACTCGCAGTCGCTTGCGAACCAGTTTCAGCATCCGAAGAATCGGAAATTCTGGACGCTCAAATTTACTACTGCACCCAGCAGCAGCAAAATGACAAAACCAGACGCGTACTCGAAAAAGCTTTCGGTCAAGATTGGGCCGAACATTACATGACCGAGGTGCTGTTTGACTTCCCTAAATAG